One window of Quercus robur chromosome 12, dhQueRobu3.1, whole genome shotgun sequence genomic DNA carries:
- the LOC126709857 gene encoding probable pectinesterase 68 yields MAALNSFLVSFFFFIFSLLFHASLPVTSFHSYRSLLSSMNGTASTNSIKHHHKWVGPIGHRVITVNVDGSGDFREVQAAVDSVPTNNTENVVIQISAGNYIEKVVVPVTKPYITFKGAGRDVTVIEWHDRASDRGPNGQQLRTYRTASVSVFANYFSARNISFKNTAPAPMPGKEGGQAVAFRISGDKAYFSGCGFYGAQDTLCDDTGRHYFKECRIEGSIDFIFGNGRSMYKDCELHSIATRFGSIAAQFRKKEDEKTGFAFVRCRVTGTGPLYVGRAMGKYARIVYSYTYFDDVVAHGGWDDWDHTNNINNNNRTVFMGVYKCWGPGAETLKGVSWAPELDFPLAHPFLVKSFVNGRHWIAPSDS; encoded by the exons ATGGCTGCTCTTAATTCTTTCCTcgtctcatttttcttcttcattttcagTCTCTTATTTCATGCGTCTTTACCTGTTACAAGCTTTCACTCATACCGTAGCCTCCTCAGTTCTATGAATGGCACAGCTTCTACAAACTCAATCAAGCACCACCACAAGTGGGTCGGACCCATCGGCCACCGTGTCATCACCGTTAACGTTGATGGGTCTGGAGATTTCCGGGAGGTCCAAGCCGCCGTTGATTCTGTCCCAACTAATAATACAGAGAACGTTGTCATTCAGATTAGTGCTGGAAATTACAT AGAGAAGGTAGTGGTGCCCGTGACTAAGCCGTACATAACATTTAAAGGAGCGGGGAGGGACGTGACTGTGATTGAATGGCACGACCGAGCCAGTGACCGTGGCCCCAATGGCCAACAGCTGCGTACTTACAGAACAGCTTCTGTCTCAGTTTTTGCCAATTACTTTTCTGCAAGAAACATTAGCTTCAAG AATACAGCACCAGCACCAATGCCGGGCAAGGAGGGAGGACAAGCGGTGGCGTTTCGGATATCGGGGGATAAGGCCTACTTCTCCGGCTGTGGATTCTATGGTGCACAAGACACCCTTTGCGACGACACTGGCCGGCATTACTTCAAGGAGTGTCGCATTGAGGGTTCCATAGACTTCATTTTTGGAAATGGACGCTCCATGTACAAG GACTGTGAGCTACATTCAATAGCCACAAGGTTCGGATCCATAGCGGCACAATTCAGAAAAAAGGAGGATGAGAAGACGGGTTTCGCATTTGTCCGGTGCAGGGTCACGGGTACAGGACCACTTTACGTGGGCCGAGCCATGGGCAAGTATGCCAGAATTGTCTACTCCTACACGTACTTCGACGATGTCGTTGCACATGGTGGCTGGGATGACTGGGACCACACcaacaacataaacaacaacaacag GACTGTGTTTATGGGAGTGTACAAATGTTGGGGCCCGGGAGCTGAGACCTTGAAAGGAGTATCATGGGCCCCTGAGTTAGATTTCCCGTTGGCCCATCCATTCCTCGTCAAGAGTTTCGTCAACGGGAGGCATTGGATCGCACCGTCAGATAGTTAG
- the LOC126709307 gene encoding peroxisome biogenesis protein 19-1-like: MADHPDDLDQLLDSALDDFQNLNLKPSVQSDKESIETKQEEPPALPSGVQGLGMGLPDLRSKKKGKQKVSKESHVSEALDQLREQTREAVKGLESVPGAKPAGGDPMMEDWVKQFEELAGSQDMESIVETMMQQLLSKEILHDPMKEIGERYPKWLEDHKASLSTEDYNRFFHQYELIKDLNEVYENDPTNFNKIVELMQKMQECGQPPNDIVQELAPDFDLASLGQISPEMLESQPNCSIM; encoded by the exons ATGGCAGACCACCCCGATGATTTAGACCAACTGCTCGATA GTGCTTTGGATGACTTCCAAAACCTTAACCTCAAGCCTTCTGTCCAAAG TGATAAAGAATCTATAGAGACCAAGCAAGAAGAGCCACCCGCTTTGCCCTCAGGGGTTCAAGGACTTGGCATGGGCTTGCCTGACTTGAGAAGCAAGAAAAAGGGTAAGCAAAAGGTTTCCAAGGAGTCCCATGTTTCTGAGGCGCTTGACCAGCTCAGAGAGCAGACTAGGGAGGCTGTCAAGGGGCTTGAGTCGGTGCCTGGTGCAAAACCCGCCGGAGGAGATCCTATGATGGAGGATTGGGTCAAGCAATTTGAGGAGCTTGCTGGCTCTCAG GACATGGAATCTATTGTGGAGACCATGATGCAGCAGCTTTTGTCTAAGGAGATTCTTCATGATCCAATGAAGGAGATAGGAGAAAGATATCCAAAGTGGTTAGAAGATCATAAAGCAAGCTTGAGCACAGAAGATTATAATCGTTTCTTCCACCAATATGAACTCATAAAAGATCTTAATGAAGTTTATGAAAATGATCCTACTAACTTCAACAAGATTGTTGAGCTCATGCAGAAAATGCAGGAATGTGGCCAACCACCAAATGATATTGTCCAAGAGCTTGCTCCTGATTTTGATTTAGCTAGTCTTGGACAGAT ATCTCCAGAGATGCTTGAGTCCCAGCCAAATTGTTCCATAATGTGA